A part of Melittangium boletus DSM 14713 genomic DNA contains:
- the hemC gene encoding hydroxymethylbilane synthase, with amino-acid sequence MKAVRIATRQSPLALWQARHVGSLLTQLHPGLEVSFVEMTTAGDRFLAAPLSTVGGKGLFVKEIEQCLLDGRADLAVHSLKDMTSVLPAGLLLAALPVREDPRDALCGPAGLTIERLPRGARVGTSSLRRSCILRARRPDLEIVSLRGNVQTRLARMRELELHGAVLAFAGLKRLGLESEIAEVLPTSLSLPAVGQGVLAIQCRTEDVAVRGLLAPLEDATTRVAVTAERAFMARLEGGCTVPLAGHATVVGQTVHMRGLVGRPDGTKVVEGERSGPVETALAVGDALAEDLLARGAADILRDFGRASAPES; translated from the coding sequence ATGAAGGCCGTACGCATCGCCACCCGGCAGAGTCCGCTGGCGCTCTGGCAGGCCCGTCACGTGGGCTCGCTGCTCACCCAACTGCACCCGGGGCTGGAGGTCTCCTTCGTGGAGATGACCACCGCGGGGGATCGCTTCCTGGCCGCGCCGTTGTCCACGGTGGGGGGCAAGGGGCTGTTCGTGAAGGAGATCGAGCAGTGCCTGCTCGATGGCCGCGCGGACCTGGCCGTGCACAGCCTCAAGGACATGACGTCGGTGCTGCCCGCGGGGCTGCTGCTGGCGGCGCTGCCCGTGCGCGAGGATCCGCGCGACGCGCTCTGCGGGCCCGCCGGGCTGACGATCGAGCGGCTGCCACGAGGCGCGCGCGTGGGCACGTCCTCGTTGCGGCGCAGCTGCATCCTGCGCGCGCGCAGGCCGGACCTGGAGATCGTCAGCCTGCGCGGCAACGTGCAGACGCGGCTGGCGCGCATGCGCGAGCTGGAGCTGCACGGCGCGGTGCTCGCCTTCGCGGGCCTCAAGCGCCTGGGCCTGGAGTCGGAGATCGCCGAGGTGTTGCCCACCTCCTTGAGTCTGCCGGCGGTGGGGCAGGGCGTGCTCGCCATCCAGTGCCGCACCGAGGACGTCGCGGTGCGCGGCCTGCTCGCGCCGTTGGAAGACGCCACCACGCGCGTGGCGGTGACGGCCGAGCGCGCCTTCATGGCCCGGTTGGAGGGCGGCTGCACCGTCCCACTCGCCGGACATGCCACCGTGGTGGGCCAGACCGTCCACATGCGTGGACTGGTGGGACGTCCGGATGGCACGAAAGTGGTGGAGGGCGAGCGCAGTGGCCCGGTGGAAACCGCGCTCGCGGTGGGGGACGCGCTCGCCGAGGATCTGCTCGCGCGTGGAGCGGCGGACATCCTGCGTGATTTTGGTCGCGCATCCGCGCCGGAGTCCTAG
- a CDS encoding GspE/PulE family protein, with translation MPAPVTPPAPPTSRSKTDFSLSFVLDALVSQRVLTADQGQNILTREQAARARVLKNQGIVGKDAARYDVSPVEIVAAFQVPLADGRGSLDEDRVTEIAARAAGVPYKKVDPLKLDMGLATRTVSRPFAQKHVLLPLEKGQDGRLVVAVANPFDKELFESIHVLTGMAIDPVLASKTDILRAIADIYGFKRTLAKAADDFNANPGNSPQVGNFEQLVSLSSRQELDAADQPVVQAVDYLLRYAFDNRASDIHIEPKRNNSLVRLRIDGVLHSVYTLPAGVHPPIVSRVKTLSRMDISEKRKPQDGRIKTEKDGREVELRVSSLPTAFGEKIVIRVFDPETLVQDIAQLGFDPQEKTVFETWIDQPHGIILVTGPTGSGKTTTLYSALKAVAGPDVNVTTIEDPIEMVWDGFNQVQVQPKLGLDFANALRSILRQDPDVIMVGEIRDEETAENAVQAALTGHLVLSTLHTNDAIGAVARLKDLGVPPFLLAQSLIGMMAQRLLRRVCPHCAQPTTLSQDELAMLGTPLPLLPGGVKIVKGAGCVRCRGTGYWGRTGAFEIVNLNNELREFISRGANHSQMLDVARRAGTRTLREAAVRKLAMGLTSFDEVVRMTSVA, from the coding sequence TTGCCAGCGCCCGTAACCCCGCCCGCTCCCCCGACCAGCCGGAGCAAGACCGACTTCTCCCTGTCCTTCGTGCTCGATGCGCTCGTCTCCCAACGGGTGCTCACCGCCGACCAGGGGCAGAACATCCTCACCCGTGAGCAGGCCGCGCGAGCCCGGGTCCTCAAGAACCAGGGCATCGTGGGCAAGGACGCGGCGCGCTACGACGTCTCGCCGGTGGAGATCGTGGCCGCCTTCCAGGTTCCCCTGGCGGATGGCCGGGGCTCGCTGGACGAGGACCGGGTCACGGAGATCGCCGCGCGCGCCGCGGGCGTCCCCTACAAGAAGGTGGATCCGCTCAAGCTGGACATGGGACTGGCCACGCGCACCGTGTCTCGCCCCTTCGCGCAGAAGCACGTGCTCCTGCCCCTGGAGAAGGGCCAGGACGGCCGGCTCGTGGTGGCGGTGGCCAACCCCTTCGACAAGGAGCTCTTCGAGAGCATCCACGTGCTCACCGGCATGGCCATCGATCCGGTGCTCGCCTCGAAGACGGACATCCTCCGGGCCATCGCGGACATCTACGGCTTCAAGCGCACGCTGGCCAAGGCCGCGGATGACTTCAACGCCAACCCCGGCAACTCCCCGCAGGTCGGCAACTTCGAGCAGCTCGTCTCGCTGAGCAGCCGGCAGGAGCTGGACGCGGCGGATCAGCCCGTGGTGCAGGCGGTGGATTACCTGCTGCGCTATGCCTTCGACAACCGCGCCTCGGACATCCACATCGAGCCCAAGCGCAACAACTCCCTCGTGCGCCTGCGCATCGATGGCGTGCTCCACTCCGTGTACACGCTGCCCGCTGGCGTGCATCCGCCCATCGTGTCGCGCGTGAAGACGCTCTCGCGCATGGACATCTCCGAGAAGCGCAAGCCCCAGGACGGCCGCATCAAGACGGAGAAGGACGGGCGCGAGGTGGAGTTGCGTGTCTCCTCGCTGCCCACGGCCTTCGGCGAGAAGATCGTCATCCGTGTGTTCGACCCGGAGACGCTGGTGCAGGACATCGCCCAGCTTGGCTTCGACCCTCAGGAGAAGACCGTCTTCGAGACGTGGATCGATCAGCCCCACGGCATCATCCTCGTGACGGGCCCCACGGGCAGTGGCAAGACGACCACGCTCTACTCGGCGCTCAAGGCGGTGGCGGGTCCGGACGTGAACGTCACCACCATCGAGGACCCCATCGAAATGGTGTGGGACGGCTTCAACCAGGTCCAGGTGCAACCCAAGCTGGGGCTCGACTTCGCCAACGCCCTGCGCAGCATCCTGCGCCAGGATCCGGACGTCATCATGGTGGGCGAGATCCGCGACGAGGAGACGGCGGAGAACGCCGTGCAGGCCGCGCTCACGGGCCACCTGGTGCTCTCCACGCTGCACACCAACGACGCCATCGGCGCGGTGGCGCGGCTCAAGGACCTGGGAGTGCCGCCCTTCCTGCTCGCTCAGAGTCTCATCGGGATGATGGCCCAGCGCCTGCTGCGGCGGGTGTGCCCGCACTGCGCGCAGCCGACGACTCTCTCCCAGGACGAACTGGCCATGCTGGGCACGCCTCTCCCCTTGCTCCCGGGTGGGGTGAAGATCGTCAAGGGCGCGGGGTGTGTGCGCTGCCGGGGCACCGGCTATTGGGGCCGCACGGGCGCGTTCGAGATCGTCAACCTCAACAACGAATTGCGCGAGTTCATCTCCCGGGGGGCCAACCACAGTCAGATGTTGGACGTGGCGCGCCGGGCGGGCACTCGCACCCTGCGCGAGGCGGCCGTGCGCAAGCTCGCCATGGGGCTTACTTCCTTCGACGAAGTGGTCCGCATGACGTCGGTGGCGTGA
- a CDS encoding TldD/PmbA family protein: MTQSDLMGDGLAELTKAGPGGPAQSIGYFARFGITETLIRETLAAALSRGGDYSDLFFQHRVSTAMSLEDGRVSKASTLVELGVGVRVVKGDQTGYAYTEDLTLEAMRSAARTAAAIAEGPSRPGPQHFHVFKDLPKRYVLQTSWDAVRPEQKLPLLDQLNTAAFKADPRISKVGVSFSDEHGAILVADSNGRLVEDIQPMTSLYLSCVAEQNGKREQNAYGVAGRAGLDFYSPERMGRIVREAVGRTTILFESSQPPAGEMPVVLAAGSSGILLHEAIGHGMEADFNRKGTSIYADKINKPIAQPFVNIVDDGTNEYARGAINVDDEGNVPDKTMLVENGVLTTFLHDSISARHYKVKPTGNGRRESYRHAPLPRMRSTYMLPGPHKSEEIIASVKKGIYCSNFTNGQVNIGAGDFTFYVKNGYLIEDGKLTRPIKDVNIIGNGPKVLEKVDMVADDLVIDEGGWTCGKDGQGVAVSQGIPTVRVASITVGGRNS, from the coding sequence ATGACGCAGAGCGATTTGATGGGTGACGGACTGGCGGAGCTGACGAAGGCGGGCCCGGGCGGGCCCGCTCAGTCCATCGGGTACTTCGCCCGCTTCGGAATCACCGAGACCCTCATCCGGGAGACCCTCGCCGCCGCCCTGTCGCGCGGCGGGGACTACAGCGACCTGTTCTTCCAGCATCGCGTGTCCACCGCCATGTCGCTCGAGGACGGCCGGGTGAGCAAGGCGTCCACCCTGGTGGAGCTCGGCGTGGGCGTGCGCGTCGTCAAGGGAGACCAGACGGGCTACGCCTATACCGAGGACCTGACGCTCGAGGCGATGCGCAGCGCGGCGCGCACGGCGGCGGCGATCGCGGAGGGGCCCTCGCGGCCCGGCCCCCAGCACTTCCACGTCTTCAAGGATCTGCCCAAGCGCTACGTGCTCCAGACGAGCTGGGATGCCGTTCGCCCCGAGCAGAAGCTGCCCCTGTTGGATCAGCTCAACACGGCGGCGTTCAAGGCCGACCCCCGCATCTCCAAGGTGGGCGTGTCGTTCTCCGACGAGCACGGCGCCATCCTCGTGGCCGACAGCAACGGGCGGCTCGTCGAGGACATCCAGCCCATGACGAGCCTCTACCTGTCGTGTGTGGCCGAGCAGAACGGCAAGCGCGAGCAGAACGCCTATGGGGTCGCGGGGCGCGCGGGGCTGGACTTCTACTCGCCCGAGCGGATGGGCCGCATCGTGCGCGAGGCGGTGGGCCGCACCACCATCCTCTTCGAGTCCTCGCAGCCGCCCGCCGGGGAGATGCCGGTGGTGCTCGCCGCGGGCTCCTCGGGCATCCTCCTTCACGAGGCCATCGGCCATGGCATGGAGGCGGACTTCAACCGCAAGGGCACGTCCATCTACGCGGACAAGATCAACAAGCCCATCGCCCAGCCCTTCGTGAACATCGTCGATGACGGCACCAACGAGTACGCGCGGGGCGCCATCAACGTGGATGACGAGGGCAACGTGCCGGACAAGACGATGCTCGTGGAGAACGGCGTGCTCACCACGTTCCTCCACGACTCCATCTCCGCGCGGCACTACAAGGTGAAGCCCACGGGCAATGGCCGCCGCGAGAGCTACCGGCACGCGCCGCTGCCGCGCATGCGCTCCACGTACATGCTGCCGGGCCCTCACAAGTCCGAGGAGATCATCGCCTCGGTGAAGAAGGGCATCTACTGCTCGAACTTCACCAACGGGCAGGTGAACATCGGCGCGGGGGACTTCACCTTCTACGTGAAGAACGGCTACCTCATCGAGGATGGCAAGCTCACGCGTCCCATCAAGGACGTGAACATCATCGGCAACGGGCCCAAGGTGCTGGAGAAAGTGGACATGGTGGCCGACGACCTCGTCATCGACGAGGGCGGGTGGACGTGTGGAAAGGACGGGCAGGGCGTGGCGGTGTCCCAGGGCATTCCCACCGTCCGCGTCGCTTCCATCACCGTCGGTGGGCGCAACTCCTGA
- the trxA gene encoding thioredoxin: protein MAGADVLNIGDGNFKKEVLESKEPVLVDFWATWCAPCRAIAPSVEALATQYKGQVKVTKVNIDENQGTAQDYGIRSIPTLLVFKGGKVVEQIVGAVPKARIEDALKKAVAAN, encoded by the coding sequence ATGGCTGGCGCTGACGTGTTGAACATCGGAGATGGGAATTTCAAGAAGGAAGTGCTGGAGTCCAAGGAGCCCGTGCTCGTGGACTTCTGGGCCACGTGGTGCGCCCCCTGCCGCGCCATCGCTCCGTCCGTCGAGGCCCTGGCCACCCAGTACAAGGGTCAGGTCAAGGTGACCAAGGTGAACATCGACGAGAACCAGGGCACGGCGCAGGACTACGGCATCCGCTCCATCCCCACCCTGCTCGTCTTCAAGGGCGGCAAGGTCGTGGAGCAGATCGTCGGAGCCGTTCCCAAGGCGCGCATCGAAGACGCGCTGAAGAAGGCCGTCGCCGCCAACTGA
- a CDS encoding PilZ domain-containing protein — MDGKGSRKKTSAQTKNPVVAEAPPPTPPRDERPPPRVAPPRPAAPVAPAPRPESLLPPRPVSPVTKPAPFSRFSATPSAPAAPRPFFAPVIAPGGAEETEHRLFPRALLATNVEVWIEDAGVRRFTATLRSVNVSVGGAFLESTFFLPMDTELRVRFSLEPGAPPVEARARIVREQRPRREEEPSGFGIRFEEFYGQTEVALARLFLDTRLRAFAEEYLRSPRARGLSNELERVVDALAAWELLKAHTSTDTWRGE; from the coding sequence ATGGACGGCAAGGGCTCGCGCAAGAAGACATCCGCCCAGACGAAGAACCCGGTGGTCGCGGAGGCCCCGCCGCCCACGCCACCCCGGGACGAGCGGCCTCCGCCCCGGGTCGCTCCGCCGCGTCCGGCGGCCCCCGTGGCTCCGGCCCCACGCCCGGAGTCCTTGCTTCCCCCACGACCCGTGTCACCCGTCACGAAGCCCGCGCCGTTCTCGCGCTTTTCGGCGACCCCCTCGGCCCCGGCGGCCCCACGCCCCTTCTTCGCGCCCGTCATCGCGCCGGGGGGCGCGGAGGAGACCGAGCACCGGCTTTTTCCCCGGGCGCTGCTCGCCACGAACGTGGAGGTGTGGATCGAGGACGCCGGTGTGCGGCGTTTCACGGCCACGCTGCGCTCGGTCAACGTGAGCGTGGGGGGCGCCTTCCTGGAGAGCACCTTCTTCCTGCCCATGGACACCGAGCTGCGCGTGCGCTTCTCGCTGGAGCCGGGGGCCCCGCCCGTGGAGGCGCGGGCCCGCATCGTGCGGGAGCAACGGCCCCGCCGGGAGGAGGAGCCCTCGGGCTTCGGCATCCGCTTCGAGGAGTTCTACGGCCAGACGGAGGTGGCGCTCGCGCGGCTCTTCCTGGACACGCGGCTGCGCGCGTTCGCCGAGGAGTACCTGCGCTCGCCCCGCGCCCGGGGCCTGTCCAATGAGTTGGAGCGGGTGGTGGATGCGCTCGCGGCGTGGGAACTGCTCAAGGCCCACACGTCCACGGACACGTGGCGGGGCGAGTAG
- a CDS encoding uroporphyrinogen-III synthase translates to MCFLLEDEGAHVLHVPLLELVPPEDARPLLAAVESIQRYAWVVFASPSAVEALMDALREAGTTELLSSVRLAVVGPRTARAVEGHGLKVAAEAPAGTAESLAEVLRPALRPGDEVLLPAAEEGRRELEEALREQGARVTRVTAYRSRTTPMPDEARELLEAAPPDVALFASPRTAESFLEEAGRERLGTARLVAIGPTTAAALTHLGLAVAAVADRPTPEALVEATIRAIRG, encoded by the coding sequence CTGTGCTTCCTGCTCGAGGACGAAGGCGCTCACGTCTTGCATGTCCCCTTGTTGGAGCTGGTGCCTCCGGAGGACGCGCGCCCGCTGCTCGCGGCCGTGGAGTCCATCCAACGTTATGCGTGGGTGGTGTTCGCCAGCCCGTCGGCGGTGGAGGCGCTGATGGACGCGCTGCGGGAGGCGGGCACCACGGAGCTGTTGTCGTCCGTGCGTCTGGCGGTGGTGGGTCCGCGGACCGCGCGCGCCGTGGAGGGCCATGGCCTGAAGGTGGCCGCCGAGGCTCCCGCGGGCACGGCGGAATCGCTCGCCGAGGTGCTGCGTCCCGCGTTGCGGCCGGGCGACGAGGTGTTGTTGCCGGCGGCGGAGGAAGGGCGGCGTGAGTTGGAGGAGGCCTTGCGGGAGCAGGGCGCGCGGGTCACGCGCGTGACGGCGTACCGCTCCCGGACCACTCCGATGCCGGACGAGGCGCGGGAGCTCCTGGAGGCCGCGCCTCCGGACGTGGCCCTGTTCGCCTCGCCCCGGACCGCGGAGTCGTTCCTGGAGGAGGCGGGGCGGGAGCGGCTGGGCACGGCCCGGTTGGTGGCCATCGGGCCCACCACCGCGGCGGCGCTGACGCACCTGGGCCTCGCCGTGGCGGCCGTGGCCGATCGTCCCACTCCCGAGGCGCTCGTGGAGGCCACCATCCGGGCGATTCGCGGATAG
- the hemA gene encoding glutamyl-tRNA reductase yields the protein MEFLCLGLSHRTAPLSVRERLALSDPRQVELLQRLAQSPHEALLVSTCNRVELYLASPDVSRARQTALGELEQLGGPETLEHLYEHKGEDALVHLFRVAASLDSMVLGEAQILGQVKDAFERGQGSGAVRGELTRVCAAAFGCAKRVRTETAIGRSATSMASAAVALASKVFDGLADKTVLLVGAGEMSELAARHLKQAGATRLLVTNRTLARAEALAAEVGATARPFEELFSLLTQADVVVCSTASPVPIFTQENVGAVGKARRFRPLFMVDLAVPRDIAPEVGSLDWVHAYDLDDIQKFVADNAAARAEEAQKAGVLVAQEVARFVRERAVRQGVPVLAQLRQRGEAIARAEVERTLSVLGDSLDDKQRKSIEAMARAIVNKLLHEPTAKLRAVGPEHEGNRLAGAAAELFGLEEKDAAVPPGKTGPNVLVQGGKG from the coding sequence ATGGAGTTCCTGTGCTTGGGTCTGTCGCACCGCACGGCGCCGCTCTCCGTCCGAGAACGGCTCGCGCTTTCCGATCCGCGTCAGGTGGAGTTGTTGCAGCGCCTGGCCCAGTCGCCTCACGAGGCGCTGCTCGTGTCCACGTGCAACCGGGTGGAGCTGTACCTGGCCTCGCCCGACGTGAGCCGGGCGCGGCAGACCGCCCTGGGCGAGCTGGAGCAACTGGGCGGCCCCGAGACGCTGGAGCACCTCTATGAGCACAAGGGCGAGGACGCGCTCGTGCACTTGTTCCGGGTGGCGGCCAGCCTGGACTCCATGGTGTTGGGCGAGGCGCAGATCCTCGGCCAGGTGAAGGACGCCTTCGAGCGGGGACAGGGCTCGGGCGCGGTGCGGGGGGAGCTCACGCGCGTGTGCGCCGCGGCGTTCGGTTGTGCCAAGCGGGTGCGCACGGAGACGGCGATCGGCCGCTCCGCGACCTCCATGGCCAGCGCCGCCGTGGCGCTCGCGAGCAAGGTCTTCGACGGGCTCGCGGACAAGACAGTGCTGCTGGTGGGCGCGGGGGAGATGTCGGAGCTGGCCGCGCGTCATCTGAAGCAGGCCGGCGCCACGCGGCTCCTGGTGACCAACCGCACGCTCGCGCGCGCCGAGGCACTCGCGGCCGAGGTGGGGGCCACGGCCCGGCCCTTCGAGGAGCTCTTCTCGCTGCTCACCCAGGCGGACGTGGTGGTGTGCAGCACGGCCTCGCCCGTGCCGATCTTCACCCAGGAGAACGTGGGCGCGGTGGGCAAGGCGCGCCGCTTCCGCCCGCTCTTCATGGTGGACCTGGCGGTTCCGCGCGACATCGCGCCCGAGGTGGGCTCGCTGGACTGGGTGCACGCGTACGACCTGGACGACATCCAGAAGTTCGTGGCGGACAACGCCGCCGCGCGCGCCGAGGAAGCGCAGAAGGCGGGCGTGCTGGTGGCGCAGGAGGTGGCCCGCTTCGTGCGCGAGCGCGCCGTGCGCCAGGGCGTGCCCGTGCTCGCCCAGCTGCGCCAGCGTGGCGAGGCCATCGCCCGCGCCGAGGTGGAGCGCACGCTCTCCGTGCTGGGGGACAGTCTGGACGACAAGCAGCGCAAGAGCATCGAGGCCATGGCGCGCGCCATCGTCAACAAGCTGCTGCACGAGCCCACGGCGAAGTTGCGCGCGGTGGGCCCCGAGCATGAGGGCAACCGGCTCGCGGGCGCCGCCGCCGAACTCTTCGGCCTGGAGGAGAAGGACGCCGCCGTGCCGCCGGGCAAGACGGGCCCCAATGTGCTGGTCCAGGGAGGAAAGGGATGA
- the mgtE gene encoding magnesium transporter, protein MLGNLLKPEFDELIASKNWSALRDAFSEMDPADIAEVIEDLPADESGIIFRLLPRDAAALVFEYLPHSQQTEIVETLGREQLKNLLDEMAPDDRTRLLEELPAEVTKRVLTSLSPEQIKLARTLLGYPEKSAGRYMTPEYLTLPGNLTAGAALDYVRTHGQGRETIHVLYIVDEKGRLLDDVRLSSLVMADPNTLVTDIHDRQLVSIPATAEREEFISMFEKYDRVALPVTDSRGVLVGIITVDDVLDAAEEEATEDIQRIGGMEALEAPYMDIGIVDMLRKRVGWLTVLFVGQMFTATAMAHYQDAVAQAVFLSTFVPLIISSGGNSGSQATSLIIRALAVRDVSLQDWWKVALREIISGLALGVFLGLLGFLRILMWPDREILYGPYFAWVGAAVGLSVVGVVTFGTLCGSMLPFLLRRLGLDPATASAPFVATLVDVTGVVIYFTVITLILTGRAL, encoded by the coding sequence ATGCTGGGAAACCTCCTGAAGCCCGAGTTCGACGAGCTCATCGCCTCCAAGAACTGGAGCGCGTTGCGCGATGCGTTCTCGGAGATGGATCCGGCGGATATCGCCGAGGTCATCGAGGATCTGCCCGCGGACGAGAGCGGCATCATCTTCCGGCTGTTGCCCCGGGACGCGGCGGCGCTCGTCTTCGAGTATCTGCCGCACTCGCAACAGACGGAGATCGTCGAGACGCTGGGCCGCGAGCAGCTCAAGAACCTGCTGGACGAGATGGCGCCGGACGATCGCACACGCCTGCTGGAGGAGCTGCCAGCGGAGGTGACCAAGCGCGTCCTCACGTCCCTGTCGCCCGAGCAGATCAAGCTCGCGCGCACCCTGCTGGGCTATCCGGAGAAGAGCGCCGGCCGCTACATGACGCCGGAGTACCTCACGCTGCCGGGCAACCTGACGGCGGGCGCCGCGCTCGACTACGTGCGCACCCACGGCCAGGGCCGCGAGACGATTCACGTCCTCTATATCGTGGACGAGAAGGGCCGGCTCCTGGACGACGTGCGGCTGTCCTCGCTCGTGATGGCGGACCCGAACACGCTCGTGACGGACATCCATGATCGGCAGCTGGTGAGCATCCCCGCGACGGCGGAGCGCGAGGAGTTCATCAGCATGTTCGAGAAATACGACCGGGTGGCGCTGCCGGTGACGGATTCGCGGGGCGTGCTGGTGGGCATCATCACGGTGGACGACGTGCTGGACGCGGCCGAGGAAGAGGCCACCGAGGACATCCAGCGCATCGGCGGTATGGAAGCCCTCGAGGCGCCCTACATGGACATCGGCATCGTGGACATGCTGCGCAAGCGCGTGGGCTGGCTCACGGTGCTCTTCGTGGGACAGATGTTCACCGCCACCGCCATGGCGCACTACCAGGACGCCGTCGCCCAGGCCGTGTTCCTGAGCACCTTCGTGCCGCTCATCATCTCGTCCGGAGGCAACTCGGGCTCCCAGGCCACCTCGCTCATCATCCGCGCGCTCGCGGTGCGCGACGTGTCACTCCAGGACTGGTGGAAGGTGGCCCTGCGCGAGATCATCAGCGGCCTGGCGCTTGGGGTGTTCCTCGGACTGCTCGGCTTCCTGCGCATCCTCATGTGGCCGGATCGGGAAATCCTCTACGGCCCCTACTTCGCCTGGGTGGGCGCGGCGGTGGGCCTGAGCGTGGTGGGCGTGGTGACGTTCGGCACGTTGTGCGGCTCGATGCTGCCCTTCCTGCTGCGGCGGCTCGGGTTGGATCCCGCCACCGCCTCGGCTCCCTTCGTGGCCACGCTGGTGGACGTCACCGGCGTGGTCATCTACTTCACCGTCATCACCCTCATCCTGACCGGCCGGGCGCTGTAG
- a CDS encoding cytochrome C assembly family protein produces MNHALVSLACHAYVVAALVYLVYLVRQWDALAMAGRGLVGTGLVLHGVALFGLFGAQGGRPVGVAQGFSTFAFLLLAIFLVVDVRYRRPVIGAFITPLAVAVLLPGLLLDAGGPLHPDVKRPLLPVHITIALLGVAASAVAAGVAGMYLLMERQVKGKRFGLLFARLPSLEFLDTLNRQLVVVGFIALSVTLVTGAFFSSAAPGFFWAWQSKQIATLVAWVVFAALVGARFFGGWRGRRVALLTMTGFGLLLLCFLSSYDFAQLGGGWR; encoded by the coding sequence ATGAATCACGCGCTGGTCTCCCTCGCCTGCCACGCCTATGTCGTCGCGGCGCTGGTCTATCTCGTCTACCTCGTCCGGCAATGGGACGCGCTCGCCATGGCGGGCCGCGGGCTCGTGGGCACGGGGCTGGTCCTGCACGGTGTGGCGCTCTTCGGCCTCTTCGGGGCGCAGGGGGGACGCCCGGTGGGCGTGGCCCAGGGCTTCTCCACCTTCGCCTTCCTGTTGCTGGCCATCTTCCTGGTGGTGGATGTGCGCTACCGTCGGCCGGTGATTGGCGCCTTCATCACGCCCCTGGCGGTGGCGGTATTGCTGCCGGGCCTGTTGCTGGACGCGGGCGGACCCCTGCACCCGGACGTGAAGCGGCCCCTGCTGCCCGTGCACATCACCATCGCCTTGTTGGGGGTGGCCGCCTCGGCGGTGGCCGCGGGCGTGGCGGGGATGTACCTGCTGATGGAGCGGCAGGTGAAGGGCAAGCGCTTCGGCCTGCTCTTCGCGCGTCTGCCGTCGCTGGAATTCCTGGACACCCTCAACCGGCAGCTGGTGGTGGTGGGCTTCATCGCCCTGTCGGTGACGCTGGTGACGGGGGCCTTCTTCTCGAGCGCGGCGCCGGGGTTCTTCTGGGCCTGGCAGTCCAAGCAGATCGCCACGCTGGTGGCGTGGGTGGTGTTCGCCGCGCTCGTGGGGGCCCGCTTCTTTGGTGGCTGGAGGGGACGGCGTGTCGCGTTGCTGACCATGACGGGGTTTGGCTTGCTGCTGCTGTGTTTTCTCTCGTCGTATGACTTCGCCCAGCTGGGTGGAGGGTGGCGCTAG